Proteins encoded by one window of Ferroacidibacillus organovorans:
- the rsmD gene encoding 16S rRNA (guanine(966)-N(2))-methyltransferase RsmD produces the protein MRVIAGTKRGRTLIAPKGNETRPTLDRVKEALFSRIGPYFSGGVGLDLFAGSGALGIEGISRGLEKVIFVDTQTSNVIRDNLARLDCAAQADVFAMDYRRALNRLQRERVKIDVVFLDPPYALWHRESLLDQLSAASILNEQATVVAEMGRDKETPVSQGYEMLREALYSETKLCVYRYCATAGVPLEDVPDSLPER, from the coding sequence ATGCGCGTCATTGCGGGAACGAAGCGGGGAAGAACGCTTATTGCTCCCAAAGGAAATGAGACACGCCCGACCCTGGATCGAGTAAAAGAGGCGCTTTTTTCGCGAATCGGCCCCTATTTTTCTGGCGGTGTGGGTCTCGATTTGTTTGCAGGTTCAGGCGCGCTTGGGATTGAAGGAATCAGCCGCGGCCTGGAAAAAGTGATCTTTGTCGATACACAGACGAGCAATGTCATTCGTGACAATCTCGCGCGGCTCGATTGCGCTGCGCAGGCGGATGTCTTTGCGATGGACTATCGTCGCGCTTTGAATCGATTGCAGCGTGAGAGGGTAAAGATCGATGTCGTCTTTCTTGACCCTCCCTATGCGCTGTGGCATCGCGAATCGCTGCTTGATCAGTTATCTGCCGCGTCGATTCTAAATGAACAAGCCACAGTGGTGGCTGAGATGGGGCGAGATAAAGAGACGCCCGTTTCGCAAGGGTATGAAATGCTGCGCGAGGCGCTGTATAGTGAAACAAAGCTATGTGTGTATCGCTACTGCGCAACTGCTGGTGTTCCTTTGGAAGATGTCCCAGACTCTCTGCCGGAAAGGTGA
- the coaD gene encoding pantetheine-phosphate adenylyltransferase has translation MRTAVYPGSFDPLTLGHLDVVTRGAKMFDHVIVAVLVNLKKTPLFTSEERTALIRESVKGLPNVSVDSFSGLLVNYLQEKQATVIIRGLRFISDLETELQMASMNRELMPESETIFIPTNHEFSYLSSSLIKEIARHRGDVSRFVPGNVLHALREKQEERFG, from the coding sequence GTGCGCACTGCCGTTTATCCTGGAAGTTTTGATCCGTTGACGCTCGGTCACCTTGATGTCGTGACACGCGGCGCGAAGATGTTTGACCATGTTATCGTGGCGGTTCTCGTCAATCTGAAAAAAACGCCACTGTTCACATCCGAAGAACGCACCGCGCTGATCCGCGAGAGCGTAAAGGGTCTTCCCAATGTGAGTGTCGATTCTTTTTCGGGCTTGCTGGTGAATTACTTACAAGAAAAACAGGCGACAGTGATCATCCGCGGGTTGCGGTTCATCAGCGATCTTGAAACAGAACTGCAAATGGCGTCCATGAACCGCGAATTGATGCCGGAGTCAGAAACCATCTTCATTCCGACGAATCATGAATTTTCGTATTTGAGTTCCAGTCTCATTAAAGAAATTGCGCGTCATCGCGGCGATGTATCTCGCTTTGTGCCGGGAAATGTCCTTCACGCGCTTCGCGAAAAACAGGAAGAGCGGTTTGGCTGA
- a CDS encoding patatin-like phospholipase family protein, translated as MVKKTKLGLALGSGGTRGFAHVGVLQVLEEAGFKLHAIAGSSMGALIASLYATGAPVHHMEQLATHLPIARWMDVTFPKMGLVTGVKLHELIKILTKRKTFEQCSLPLAVVATDLELGERVVLTEGYVHDAVRASIAIPGIFVPHRINQRLLIDGGVIDRVPIHATRSLGADFVIAVDVGLFDRLPPVRHVFDVIVQSIDIMEREIFRHRILDADFVIRPELALMSSTTFHGIAEAIEAGRDAARKAIPELREKLASVEEAARGRS; from the coding sequence ATGGTGAAGAAAACGAAACTGGGGCTCGCTCTTGGCAGTGGGGGGACACGCGGATTTGCACATGTTGGCGTGTTGCAGGTTCTTGAAGAAGCCGGATTCAAGCTTCACGCGATTGCAGGCTCAAGCATGGGCGCCTTGATCGCCTCCCTCTATGCGACGGGCGCTCCTGTTCACCATATGGAACAACTCGCGACACATCTGCCGATTGCTCGCTGGATGGATGTCACGTTCCCAAAGATGGGCTTGGTGACAGGTGTAAAACTTCACGAGCTGATCAAAATATTGACAAAGCGAAAGACGTTTGAGCAGTGCTCACTTCCCCTCGCTGTCGTCGCGACCGACCTCGAACTCGGAGAACGGGTCGTACTCACGGAAGGGTATGTTCACGACGCGGTTCGCGCGAGCATCGCCATCCCCGGGATTTTTGTGCCTCATCGCATCAATCAGCGCCTCTTGATCGATGGCGGCGTGATCGACCGTGTACCGATTCACGCGACGCGCAGTCTGGGGGCTGATTTTGTGATTGCGGTGGATGTCGGATTGTTCGATCGGTTGCCGCCAGTCAGGCATGTATTTGACGTTATCGTTCAATCGATTGACATTATGGAGCGCGAAATTTTTCGTCATCGCATTCTTGATGCGGATTTTGTGATCCGCCCAGAACTGGCGCTGATGAGTTCGACCACATTTCACGGCATTGCCGAGGCGATCGAGGCGGGGCGTGACGCGGCGCGCAAGGCCATTCCGGAACTGCGCGAAAAACTGGCGAGTGTGGAAGAAGCGGCGCGCGGTCGGTCTTGA
- a CDS encoding YlbL family protein: MNDGWHKARRARSRVNGFRIFLLAILAMAVVAFFVPLPYYVFSPGQAEAVAPIVRVQGGHRNERGSFMLTSVYVTYADNIYDFIGALMVPHHQVLSIKQVSGGLSNTLYDQIESYMMKQAKLDAELAAFRYLHKPYHLVNQGVTVVALDTKENPATPLMPGDTLLRINHRPIQTVADLTTVLASLHPGAAISVSVLRGGKIAHLHMHTVSLPDGAGKSHTGLGIYPTQALKLITANPVTIRTGQLDGPSAGLMFSLEIINQLAKTDLTRGYKIAGTGTITPNGVVGQIGGVTHKVIAAVNAGASFMFVPADRAPGDTNEAHAWQR; this comes from the coding sequence ATGAATGATGGTTGGCACAAGGCAAGGCGCGCACGCAGTCGCGTCAATGGTTTTCGGATTTTCCTGCTCGCCATTCTTGCGATGGCGGTGGTGGCTTTTTTTGTTCCGCTTCCTTACTACGTTTTTTCTCCAGGTCAGGCAGAAGCGGTTGCCCCCATCGTTCGGGTACAGGGCGGGCATCGCAATGAGCGGGGAAGCTTTATGCTCACGTCGGTGTACGTCACCTATGCGGATAACATCTACGACTTTATTGGCGCACTGATGGTTCCTCACCACCAAGTGTTAAGTATCAAGCAGGTGTCTGGCGGACTCTCCAATACGCTTTACGATCAAATCGAGTCGTATATGATGAAACAAGCAAAGCTTGACGCGGAACTGGCTGCTTTTCGCTATCTTCACAAACCATATCACCTTGTTAACCAAGGGGTCACGGTGGTTGCACTTGACACCAAAGAGAACCCTGCGACGCCGCTTATGCCAGGTGACACATTGTTGCGCATCAATCACAGGCCCATTCAAACTGTTGCCGATCTGACAACCGTTCTCGCCTCGCTGCATCCAGGCGCCGCCATTTCGGTGAGCGTACTGCGAGGAGGGAAAATCGCACATCTTCACATGCATACCGTCTCGCTGCCAGACGGTGCAGGAAAATCACACACGGGGCTTGGCATCTATCCGACGCAGGCGCTAAAGCTGATCACGGCAAACCCTGTGACCATTCGAACCGGACAACTTGATGGACCGTCTGCCGGTCTCATGTTCTCACTTGAGATTATCAATCAGCTCGCAAAAACGGATCTTACACGCGGCTATAAAATTGCGGGGACGGGAACGATCACGCCAAACGGGGTGGTCGGACAGATTGGCGGGGTGACCCATAAGGTCATCGCGGCGGTCAATGCCGGTGCATCCTTCATGTTTGTGCCAGCGGATCGCGCGCCGGGTGACACGAATGAGGCGCACGCTTGGCAGAGGTAA
- a CDS encoding YceD family protein: MKIAWSDAEKPDGVHLCGKVEMTETFDEASGVASMEPLLVDVKAVADAIELTLAGHVETLVKFRCVRCLELFSSRIQTSFQEVFCRTKLTAEQDEAEVIHWVDRDVPIDAYAIQAVLLAMPMNPLCKPDCLGLCPACGINHNEAHCSCNAESIDPRWDELANLFQSDRSSEISDKK; this comes from the coding sequence TTGAAAATTGCATGGTCTGATGCGGAGAAACCCGACGGAGTGCATCTTTGCGGCAAGGTAGAGATGACGGAGACGTTTGACGAGGCGAGTGGTGTTGCGTCAATGGAGCCGCTCCTGGTGGATGTCAAAGCGGTTGCGGACGCGATAGAACTGACGCTTGCGGGTCACGTGGAAACGCTCGTCAAGTTTCGCTGTGTGCGCTGTCTTGAACTGTTTTCTTCACGCATTCAAACATCGTTTCAAGAGGTTTTTTGCCGAACGAAATTGACCGCAGAGCAAGATGAAGCCGAAGTGATCCACTGGGTTGATCGTGATGTTCCGATTGATGCATATGCGATTCAGGCTGTTTTGCTTGCGATGCCGATGAACCCGCTTTGCAAACCGGATTGTCTGGGCCTTTGTCCAGCGTGTGGTATAAATCACAATGAGGCGCATTGCTCGTGCAATGCTGAATCGATCGATCCGCGTTGGGATGAATTGGCAAATCTTTTTCAATCCGATAGGTCATCCGAAATTTCGGATAAGAAGTGA
- the rpmF gene encoding 50S ribosomal protein L32 — translation MAVPQHRTSKTRKRLRRTHFKLSVPGMVECPECHEMKLSHRVCPNCGTYKRKAVVATERA, via the coding sequence GTGGCAGTACCTCAGCATAGAACGTCCAAGACTCGGAAACGCCTTCGCCGCACCCATTTTAAATTGTCTGTGCCGGGAATGGTTGAATGCCCCGAGTGTCACGAAATGAAGTTGTCTCATCGCGTATGTCCGAACTGCGGCACCTACAAGCGTAAAGCAGTTGTCGCGACAGAGCGCGCGTAG
- the fapR gene encoding transcription factor FapR: MSTQKKTRHERLLHIIESDPLLKDEELAKRLGVSVQTIRLDRSQLGIPEVRERMRRAATTHFESPRTLEVDEVVGEIIDLEIGRHGLSIFEVGAEHALSRSRIVRGHHLFAQANTLAVAIVDAKQALTARVTVRFLRAAHVGDRLIAKATVTGERAGFVRVAVRTRVGSQEILQADFLVTQGLREAERGSEIRETRH; this comes from the coding sequence ATGTCGACGCAAAAAAAGACGCGACACGAACGGCTTTTGCACATCATTGAGAGTGATCCCCTTTTAAAAGATGAAGAACTTGCTAAGCGGCTTGGAGTCAGCGTCCAGACGATTCGCCTCGATCGCTCGCAGTTGGGGATTCCTGAGGTGCGCGAACGAATGCGCCGCGCCGCGACAACCCATTTTGAATCTCCGCGAACGCTTGAAGTTGACGAGGTCGTCGGTGAAATTATCGACCTTGAGATAGGACGTCACGGACTTTCAATTTTTGAAGTGGGTGCAGAGCACGCATTGTCGCGCTCGCGCATCGTGCGCGGTCATCACCTGTTTGCGCAAGCAAACACGCTCGCCGTCGCGATCGTTGACGCAAAGCAGGCGCTTACAGCGCGTGTGACGGTGCGCTTTTTGCGTGCGGCGCACGTAGGTGATCGCCTGATTGCAAAAGCGACTGTGACAGGTGAGCGCGCCGGGTTTGTTCGCGTGGCCGTGCGTACGCGCGTTGGCAGTCAAGAAATTTTGCAAGCTGATTTTCTTGTGACGCAGGGCTTGCGAGAAGCGGAACGGGGGAGTGAAATTCGTGAGACTCGCCATTGA
- the plsX gene encoding phosphate acyltransferase PlsX, with protein sequence MRLAIDVMGGDHAPKAPIEGAIQAALEHRQVEFVLVGREEVIEPYRASFPSNIQVRHASDTIASDAEPVRSVRRQPDASLVVAATLVRDNVVDGMVSAGNTGAFMVAGLLFVGRMQGIERPALAGLLPSFQGNGVLLLDAGANTDCTDAHLLSFAKMGQAYAQVAMKIEHPRIGLINIGAEPNKGSEVVKSAYRLLKHEMEGFVGNIESREMLHDVCDVLVCDGFVGNTLVKFYEGAGAGLFEELRAVFMQTRLTRLSALFLRQSLKKFKMRFDYAEYGGGPFLGVNGILVKAHGSSNARAFQVTINQAIKMHQNGLIHALQEAIAKRTETGGV encoded by the coding sequence GTGAGACTCGCCATTGATGTGATGGGCGGCGATCATGCTCCCAAGGCGCCGATTGAAGGCGCGATACAGGCTGCGCTTGAACATAGGCAGGTTGAGTTTGTCCTTGTGGGGCGCGAAGAAGTGATTGAACCATATCGCGCAAGTTTTCCATCAAACATACAGGTGCGACACGCCTCGGATACGATTGCCTCAGACGCAGAACCGGTGCGCTCTGTGCGTCGACAGCCAGACGCATCGTTGGTTGTCGCGGCGACCCTTGTCCGGGACAACGTGGTTGACGGCATGGTGTCAGCAGGGAACACTGGCGCATTCATGGTGGCCGGGCTGCTTTTTGTCGGGCGCATGCAAGGAATTGAGCGGCCGGCTTTGGCGGGGCTCCTCCCTTCTTTTCAAGGAAATGGCGTCCTCCTCCTTGACGCTGGTGCAAATACGGACTGTACAGACGCGCACCTGCTGTCGTTTGCCAAAATGGGACAGGCGTATGCGCAGGTCGCAATGAAGATTGAGCATCCACGGATTGGGCTCATCAACATCGGCGCTGAACCCAACAAAGGCAGTGAGGTTGTCAAGTCAGCCTATCGATTGCTAAAGCATGAGATGGAAGGATTCGTCGGAAACATCGAGTCGCGGGAGATGCTGCACGATGTGTGCGATGTTTTAGTGTGCGACGGTTTTGTCGGCAATACGCTCGTCAAATTTTATGAGGGTGCAGGTGCCGGATTATTTGAGGAGTTGCGTGCCGTGTTTATGCAGACGCGCCTGACGCGCTTGTCGGCCCTTTTTTTGCGCCAGAGTTTGAAGAAGTTTAAGATGCGTTTTGACTATGCGGAGTATGGCGGTGGCCCGTTTTTAGGCGTGAACGGCATCCTTGTCAAGGCGCACGGTTCATCGAACGCGCGCGCGTTTCAAGTGACGATCAACCAGGCGATTAAGATGCATCAGAATGGTCTGATTCACGCACTGCAAGAGGCCATCGCCAAGCGAACAGAGACAGGGGGGGTCTGA
- the fabD gene encoding ACP S-malonyltransferase yields MKTAYVFPGQGSQYIGMGAAFVEMDPLARELLDEADAALGFSLRRIFLEGSSDQLRLTYYTQPAILTVSVMAYRMAIKAGFPVPDFALGHSLGEYSALVAAEVLDFPDAIRLVYLRGRFMDEAVPSGIGAMAAVLGADLQALSALCSEIARELSEVVEIANENCPGQVVVSGHKAAVSRLVERAKEAGAKRAIPLEVSGPFHSSLMAPAAVRLAEELAKIELRKAAFPIVANVSAEPLSDPSAIRSALIAQIEKPVLFEAGIRQLLRQNVQTFVEMGPGSVLSGLIKKIDRQAIVQRVEDQGTFAQAKAAILEVS; encoded by the coding sequence ATGAAAACAGCATATGTCTTTCCTGGGCAAGGATCGCAGTACATTGGCATGGGGGCAGCGTTTGTCGAGATGGATCCGCTTGCGCGCGAGCTTCTTGACGAGGCGGACGCAGCGCTCGGGTTTTCGCTGCGCAGGATTTTTCTTGAAGGATCGAGTGATCAGCTGCGTTTAACTTATTACACGCAGCCAGCGATTTTGACGGTTAGTGTGATGGCGTATCGGATGGCGATCAAGGCGGGTTTTCCCGTGCCGGATTTCGCCCTTGGGCATAGCCTTGGCGAGTACAGCGCGTTGGTGGCGGCCGAGGTGCTGGATTTTCCCGATGCAATCCGGCTTGTTTACTTGCGCGGCCGTTTTATGGACGAGGCGGTGCCGTCAGGAATAGGAGCGATGGCGGCTGTTCTTGGTGCCGACTTACAGGCGCTAAGCGCCCTGTGCAGCGAGATTGCCCGCGAGCTTTCAGAAGTGGTGGAGATTGCCAATGAAAACTGCCCTGGACAAGTTGTCGTTTCGGGCCACAAGGCCGCGGTTTCCCGCCTCGTGGAACGGGCAAAAGAGGCAGGAGCAAAGCGCGCGATTCCGCTTGAGGTGAGTGGACCGTTTCACTCTTCTTTGATGGCGCCGGCGGCTGTGCGCCTGGCAGAAGAACTTGCAAAAATCGAACTGCGCAAAGCGGCGTTTCCGATTGTGGCAAACGTTTCTGCTGAGCCGCTAAGCGACCCGAGCGCCATCCGTAGCGCTTTGATTGCACAGATTGAAAAGCCTGTTTTGTTTGAGGCGGGGATCAGGCAGTTGCTGCGCCAAAACGTTCAAACGTTTGTCGAGATGGGCCCAGGCAGTGTACTGTCGGGGCTTATCAAAAAAATTGATCGGCAAGCGATCGTGCAGCGCGTTGAGGATCAAGGTACGTTTGCGCAAGCAAAGGCGGCTATTTTGGAGGTGTCGTGA
- the fabG gene encoding 3-oxoacyl-[acyl-carrier-protein] reductase → MELKDRVAMVTGASGGIGSAAAVELAEAGARLVLSYHHGSERAEALAAELRARGGVCTIVQADVSTKEGAAVLVKTAVEAYGGIDILVNNAGATRDGLFLRMKEEDWDQVIDTNLKSVFLCSQAASKYLMRSAYGRIINIGSVVGLTGNAGQANYTSAKAGLVGLSKTIARELASRKVTVNVIAPGYITTRMTEKLAPELSEKLADQIPLGRLGRPEDVASLIRFLAGDRASYITGQVLQVDGGLVM, encoded by the coding sequence ATGGAACTCAAAGATCGCGTCGCAATGGTCACCGGCGCGTCAGGTGGCATTGGATCGGCTGCCGCCGTAGAACTTGCCGAGGCCGGGGCGCGCTTAGTTCTTTCGTATCATCACGGCAGTGAGCGTGCCGAGGCGCTCGCTGCAGAGCTTCGCGCGCGCGGGGGCGTCTGCACCATTGTGCAGGCGGATGTCTCGACAAAAGAAGGCGCCGCCGTCCTCGTAAAAACGGCTGTTGAGGCGTATGGCGGAATCGACATCCTGGTGAATAACGCGGGGGCGACCCGCGACGGCCTGTTTCTAAGGATGAAGGAAGAGGATTGGGATCAGGTCATTGACACGAATCTGAAGTCCGTCTTTCTCTGTTCGCAAGCTGCCTCAAAATATCTCATGCGAAGCGCCTATGGCCGCATCATCAACATCGGGTCGGTCGTCGGGCTGACTGGCAATGCCGGACAGGCCAACTACACTTCAGCGAAAGCCGGGTTGGTCGGGTTATCCAAAACGATCGCGCGGGAACTCGCGAGCCGCAAGGTGACAGTCAATGTCATTGCACCTGGGTACATCACAACGCGAATGACGGAGAAGCTCGCGCCGGAACTTAGTGAAAAATTGGCTGATCAGATTCCGCTTGGACGACTGGGGCGGCCGGAGGATGTCGCGTCGCTCATCCGCTTTCTGGCTGGGGACCGTGCATCCTATATAACCGGTCAAGTATTGCAAGTCGACGGCGGATTAGTCATGTAG
- a CDS encoding acyl carrier protein — MSDVFERVKRIVVDRLGVEESQVALNASFKDDLGADSLDVVELVMELEDEFDLEISDEDAEKITTVGDVVQYIQSRE; from the coding sequence ATGTCCGATGTATTCGAGCGCGTAAAGCGCATTGTTGTGGACCGCCTCGGCGTGGAAGAGTCGCAGGTTGCGTTAAATGCGTCCTTTAAAGATGATTTGGGAGCCGACTCGCTGGATGTTGTGGAGTTGGTGATGGAACTGGAAGATGAGTTCGACCTTGAAATCTCAGACGAAGATGCGGAAAAAATCACAACGGTTGGCGATGTTGTACAGTACATTCAGTCCCGCGAGTAA
- the fabF gene encoding beta-ketoacyl-ACP synthase II, producing the protein MRRVVVTGMGAVTPVGIGIPSFWESLKTGKSGVRRIEAFDVTDFSTKIAASISDFVPEDYIDRKEARRMDRFVQFAVAAAKMAMDQAGLVITEEVAPRVGVYIGSGIGGLATLEDQHRTLLERGPKRVSPFFIPMMIGDMASGQVSILFGAQGPNSAPVSACATGSNSIGDAYQMIVRGAADAMICGGAEATITPLALAGFCSAKALSERNDEPERASRPFDRDRDGFVMGEGAGILVIEEYEFAKARGAEILAEVVGYGMSGDAYHLVQPAPGGAGAARAMRAALADAHLHPEQIGYINAHGTSTPIGDVAESNAVESIFKEAAMNTPVSSTKSMTGHLLGAAGGIEAIAVIMALREGILPPTINLDEKDPECRLDYVPNVAREATVHYAMSNSFGFGGHNATLIFAKTNV; encoded by the coding sequence ATGCGCCGCGTTGTCGTAACAGGGATGGGTGCTGTCACACCTGTTGGGATCGGGATTCCCTCTTTTTGGGAGTCGCTAAAAACAGGAAAGTCTGGGGTTCGTCGCATAGAAGCGTTTGATGTGACAGACTTTTCGACAAAAATTGCCGCGAGTATCTCAGATTTTGTACCAGAAGATTATATTGATCGCAAGGAAGCGCGCAGAATGGACCGCTTTGTGCAGTTTGCAGTGGCTGCGGCGAAAATGGCGATGGACCAAGCGGGTCTCGTGATTACAGAGGAAGTGGCGCCGCGCGTTGGGGTTTATATCGGTTCAGGCATTGGCGGCCTTGCAACGCTTGAAGACCAACATCGGACGCTTCTGGAACGCGGACCAAAACGGGTGAGTCCTTTTTTTATCCCGATGATGATCGGTGACATGGCTTCTGGCCAAGTATCGATTCTGTTTGGGGCACAGGGGCCAAACAGTGCGCCCGTTTCGGCCTGCGCTACGGGTTCGAATTCGATTGGCGACGCCTATCAAATGATTGTGCGGGGTGCCGCTGACGCGATGATTTGTGGTGGCGCAGAAGCGACCATTACACCGCTTGCGCTCGCGGGTTTTTGTTCCGCCAAGGCGCTGTCTGAGCGCAATGATGAGCCGGAGCGCGCGAGTCGTCCTTTTGATCGCGATCGCGACGGATTTGTCATGGGAGAGGGCGCAGGCATCCTTGTCATTGAGGAGTATGAATTCGCCAAGGCGCGCGGCGCGGAGATTCTTGCAGAAGTTGTTGGGTATGGCATGAGCGGTGACGCCTATCACCTCGTGCAACCCGCGCCTGGAGGAGCTGGCGCGGCGCGCGCCATGCGTGCGGCGCTTGCTGATGCACACCTTCACCCAGAGCAGATCGGTTATATCAACGCCCACGGCACGTCGACGCCAATCGGGGACGTGGCAGAGTCAAATGCGGTTGAGTCGATCTTTAAGGAAGCCGCAATGAATACGCCAGTCAGTTCAACAAAGTCGATGACGGGGCACTTGCTCGGCGCGGCAGGCGGTATTGAGGCGATCGCGGTGATCATGGCGTTGCGCGAAGGGATACTTCCTCCTACCATCAATCTCGATGAAAAGGATCCTGAGTGTCGCTTGGATTACGTTCCGAATGTTGCCCGTGAGGCTACAGTGCACTATGCGATGTCAAACTCGTTTGGGTTTGGCGGTCACAATGCGACATTGATATTTGCCAAGACGAATGTGTGA
- the rnc gene encoding ribonuclease III, giving the protein MQHIGIQFQDVTLLQSAFTHSSYRNEHRKPGAKDNERLEFLGDAVLELSVSQYLYRTYPDSLEGELTRMRAAIVCEPSLVMFARRLHFSRYLRLGKGEEMSGGRERSSLLADAFEAFVGALYLDQGHLGVERFLTEHFYPFIPTLEDAWKKDYKTLLQELVQRLQLGELSYEILEERGPAHDREFVVQVNVGREVFGQGVGRSKKEAEQRAAESALMREVFRGRE; this is encoded by the coding sequence ATGCAACACATAGGCATACAATTTCAGGATGTGACGCTGCTCCAGTCAGCGTTCACGCACTCATCCTATCGCAATGAGCATCGCAAGCCAGGCGCAAAGGATAATGAACGGCTTGAGTTTTTGGGGGACGCGGTGTTGGAACTGAGTGTCAGTCAATACTTATATCGCACCTACCCGGATTCTCTTGAGGGTGAGTTGACACGCATGAGAGCCGCAATCGTCTGTGAGCCAAGTCTTGTCATGTTTGCGCGAAGACTTCATTTCTCACGCTATTTGCGTTTGGGCAAAGGGGAAGAAATGTCGGGTGGAAGAGAGCGATCGAGTCTTTTGGCGGATGCGTTTGAAGCGTTTGTGGGCGCCCTTTATCTTGATCAGGGGCATCTCGGCGTTGAACGATTTCTGACGGAGCACTTCTATCCCTTTATCCCCACACTTGAAGACGCGTGGAAAAAAGATTACAAGACATTGCTGCAAGAGCTTGTTCAAAGACTGCAATTGGGTGAACTCAGTTATGAGATTCTCGAAGAGCGCGGCCCGGCGCATGATCGCGAATTTGTGGTCCAGGTGAATGTGGGGCGAGAGGTTTTTGGGCAAGGCGTTGGACGCTCCAAGAAAGAAGCGGAGCAGCGCGCGGCAGAGTCTGCTTTGATGCGGGAAGTCTTTCGGGGGCGCGAGTAA